The following proteins are co-located in the Tripterygium wilfordii isolate XIE 37 chromosome 2, ASM1340144v1, whole genome shotgun sequence genome:
- the LOC120006489 gene encoding tropinone reductase homolog At2g29330-like, with protein sequence MAGNSSKDGRWSLQGMTALVTGGSSGIGFAIVEELAGLGATVHTCSYNESQLNECLREWERKGFPVTGSVCDLKFRAQREDLMASVSSLFNGKLNILINNAGTVLSKPTTEFTADEFSHIMNTNLESGFHLSQLAYPLLRNSGGGSIVFIASVAGVVSVSVGSPYGLTKGALIQLAKNLACEWAKDNIRINAVAPWFIITELTKAYFEDEKFNEAVISRTPMGRTGEPKEVASLAAFLCMPAASYITGQTVCVDGGMSVNGFSFP encoded by the exons ATGGCTGGAAATAGCAGCAAGGATGGTAGATGGTCTCTTCAAGGAATGACTGCTCTCGTTACTGGCGGTAGCAGCGGAATTGG GTTTGCAATAGTGGAGGAATTGGCAGGGCTTGGAGCAACTGTGCACACATGCTCTTATAATGAATCCCAGCTTAATGAATGCCTGCGCGAATGGGAAAGAAAGGGTTTTCCAGTGACTGGCTCAGTCTGTGATTTAAAATTTCGAGCCCAAAGAGAAGATCTAATGGCCTCTGTTTCGTCTCTGTTCAATGGAAAACTCAACATCCTT ATAAACAACGCGGGGACAGTATTATCGAAACCAACAACAGAATTCACAGCAGATGAATTCTCACATATCATGAACACCAATCTTGAATCTGGTTTCCACTTGTCCCAACTTGCCTATCCTCTTTTGAGAAATTCAGGAGGTGGGAGCATTGTTTTTATCGCTTCGGTTGCTGGTGTTGTCTCAGTAAGCGTTGGTAGTCCATATGGACTAACCAAAG GAGCATTGATCCAACTTGCAAAGAATTTGGCGTGCGAGTGGGCAAAAGACAATATCAGAATCAATGCTGTCGCTCCCTGGTTCATCATCACAGAGCTTACTAAAGct TATTTTGAAGACGAGAAGTTTAATGAGGCTGTTATCTCTCGAACTCCTATGGGACGCACAGGGGAGCCAAAGGAGGTGGCTTCGTTAGCGGCATTCTTATGTATGCCTGCAGCTTCATACATAACAGGACAGACTGTTTGCGTTGACGGAGGGATGTCTGTGAATGGCTTCTCATTTCCATAA
- the LOC120006496 gene encoding tropinone reductase homolog At2g29170-like, whose product MAGSREDTRWSLQGMTALVTGGTKGLGFAVVEELAKLGASVHTCARNESQLKECLRVWEGKGFQVTGSVCDLASRPERENLMTQLSTLFNGKLNILVNNVGTNIRKSTVEFTADDYSFMMSTNLESAYHICQLGHPLLKSSGSGSIVFISSVAGVVSLSVGSIYGATKGAMNQLAKNLACEWAKDNIRVNSVAPWFIITELNKSYFDDEKFGAAVISRTPMGRTGEPKEVSSLVAFLCMSAASYITGQTICVDGGTTVNGFSFP is encoded by the exons ATGGCTGGAAGCAGGGAAGACACTAGATGGTCTCTTCAAGGAATGACTGCTCTCGTCACCGGCGGAACTAAAGGACTCGG GTTTGCAGTGGTGGAGGAATTGGCAAAACTAGGAGCAAGCGTCCATACATGTGCTCGAAATGAATCCCAGCTGAAGGAATGCTTAAGAGTGTGGGAGGGTAAGGGATTTCAAGTTACTGGTTCGGTTTGTGATTTAGCATCTCGACCTGAAAGAGAGAATCTAATGACTCAACTTTCCACTCTGTTTAATGGAAAACTTAACATACTG GTGAACAATGTTGGGACAAACATACGGAAGTCAACAGTGGAGTTCACAGCGGATGACTATTCATTCATGATGAGCACCAATCTTGAATCAGCTTACCATATATGCCAACTTGGCCATCCTCTTCTGAAAAGTTCAGGATCAGGGAGCATAGTTTTCATTTCTTCTGTTGCTGGTGTGGTGTCACTCAGTGTTGGATCTATATATGGAGCAACTAAAG GggcaatgaaccaacttgcaaAGAATTTGGCTTGTGAGTGGGCAAAGGATAATATAAGGGTTAACTCAGTTGCTCCCTGGTTCATCATCACTGAGCTCAACAAATCG TATTTTGATGATGAAAAATTTGGAGCGGCCGTAATCTCTCGTACCCCCATGGGTCGCACTGGGGAACCGAAAGAAGTCTCTTCTTTGGTGGCATTTCTTTGCATGTCTGCAGCTTCGTACATAACTGGCCAGACTATTTGTGTGGATGGAGGGACAACTGTGAATGGCTTCTCATTCCCTTAG
- the LOC120010637 gene encoding transcriptional regulator TAC1-like, translating to MENDQTRNPSSEDPKQKQQALITSSSSSSDDDDDQTSRGGGASQVAVVRSYECTFCKRGFSNAQALGGHMNIHRKDKAKMKQSSSPSSVDKNEDRSKRINWPWTNNLGGGATDDATTRQQFLNMPLFVSNLASSHHGHDKTNTGTSQLLDKDSKSSELDLELRLGPHPNPPHDDSSTTGTRKFF from the coding sequence ATGGAGAATGATCAGACAAGAAATCCATCATCAGAAGATCCGAAGCAGAAGCAGCAAGCATTGatcacttcatcatcatcgtcatcagatgatgatgatgatcaaacAAGTAGAGGTGGAGGTGCAAGTCAAGTTGCTGTTGTTAGGTCGTATGAGTGCACTTTTTGCAAGAGAGGGTTCTCAAATGCGCAGGCACTTGGAGGCCACATGAACATTCACCGCAAAGACAAAGCCAAGATGAAGCAATCTTCTTCACCATCGTCAGTCGATAAGAACGAAGATAGAAGTAAAAGGATCAACTGGCCTTGGACTAATAATCTTGGTGGCGGTGCAACTGATGATGCCACGACCAGACAACAATTCCTAAATATGCCTTTGTTTGTCTCCAATCTCGCAAGTAGTCATCATGGACACGATAAGACAAACACTGGTACTAGTCAACTACTTGACAAGGATTCCAAGAGTTCGGAGTTAGACCTGGAGCTTAGGCTGGGTCCTCACCCAAACCCTCCTCATGATGATTCATCAACAACGGGTACCAGAAAGTTCTTTTGA
- the LOC120010648 gene encoding uncharacterized protein LOC120010648: protein MEIDGSRNRRLWVPARFSKEMEDIENIFQRQVIKAKNKARVEKPPTRLQRQAPATLHLDHVTTTINSFLAPTAIPLLSPLVVSPPPLPEQEEFIFPANGDSGKTTHENVGAPLTMGGGWQHPAVAGYMEPSAIFAFFQSQCVLVDQAR from the exons ATGGAGATTGATGGCAGCAGAAACAGACGGTTGTGGGTTCCCGCCCGTTTCAG TAAAGAAATGGAGGACATTGAGAACATCTTTCAAAGACAAGTGATAAAAGCCAAAAACAAGGCCAGAGTAGAGAAACCTCCCACCAGGCTACAAAGGCAAGCACCGGCTACTCTTCACCTTGATCATGTCACCACCACCATTAACTCTTTCTTAGCCCCTACGGCGATCCCCCTCCTATCGCCGCTCGTTGTATCCCCACCGCCATTGCCAGAGCAAGAAGAATTCATATTCCCTGCGAATGGTGATAGTGGAAAAACCACCCATGAAAACGTGGGTGCTCCGTTAACGATGGGGGGTGGGTGGCAACATCCGGCTGTCGCTGGATACATGGAGCCTTCAGCCATTTTTGCTTTCTTCCAGTCACAATGTGTGCTCGTGGATCAAGCAAGATGA